TGGCGATGGATACGTACATCCACTCGTACAGTCAGAAAGCACGGGACGCTGCTGAACGTCGCAGGCAACTCGCCTCAGAGGTCGAAGCGGATGTGAGCGCACCCACCGAGACGTTGCTCGAAACGTCAGAGGAAGTCACGGACAGAACGACCGACATCCAGGAAATTGCCGAGTACCAGGCCGACGATATGGAGACGGTCTCCGACGAAGTGTCGAACATGAGCGCGACGGTCGAAGAGGTTGCAGCGACCGCAGAAGAAGTCGAGCGAACCAGCGCCAACGCCGCCGCACGCGCTGCCGAGGGTGAGAGTGCGGCCGACGAAGCAATCGACGTCATGCGCGACGTGAGTGAGGCGGCAGAGATGGCCTCCGCGGACGTACAAGGGCTTCACGACCAGATAGACGAGATAGACGACGTTCTCGACGCGATCAACGACATCGCCGAACAGACGAACCTGCTGGCGCTCAACGCCTCTATCGAAGCGGCACGCGCTGGTGACGCCGGTGACGGGTTCGCCGTCGTCGCGAGCGAAGTCAAGAATCTCGCCGAAGAATCGCAGGCCCGTGCGACCGAAGTCGAAGAGACAGTCGAAGACATCCAATCGGAAGCCCAAGAGACGATCGAGAGCCTCTCGCAGACGACCGACCGCCTCCACGACGGTATCGACCGTGGCGAAGACGTGATGCGAAGCCTCAGCGAAATTTCGGCCGCGGTCGAACAGACGTCTGCCGGTGTCAGCGAAGTCGCGGGGGCGACCGACAGCCAAGCGGTGAGTGCCGAGCAAATCGCCGACATGGTCGACCGTGCGAACGAGATGGCTGTGGAAGTCTCCGACCAGATTCGGGAGATTGCCGAGGCGAACCGTTCACAGACACAGCAGGTTCTCACCATTCGTGACGCTGCGCACCGACTGAGCACGGACGACGCCGACGACGCACAGTCGTCTCCCGGTCGTCCGCGCTCGAATATCCCGTCCGATACCCTGTCCACAACCGTCGTCGAATCCGGTGAATTCGACGGCCCACCACACCACCGACTCACCAACGACGGCGGGACGACCGACTAGTCTCAGTCGACGCTGCGGAGCGT
The genomic region above belongs to Haloferax marinisediminis and contains:
- a CDS encoding globin-coupled sensor protein encodes the protein MTNSPTRVTADARERIDGSHLLSQLGIDESEIERRKSFVRFSEEDEQRLRAYESLFDDVADEFAEEFYQHLGSHTDSASFFDKTTKTIEMLKSDQAAYLRDLGRGEYDEDYFAKRARIGKVHDIIELGPKFYLGAYSVYYEGLTEAIAAEVKDEFSNTATTDSGPLAKLVGGNDAPVEDALDALVERLLPVLKLLSLDQQVAMDTYIHSYSQKARDAAERRRQLASEVEADVSAPTETLLETSEEVTDRTTDIQEIAEYQADDMETVSDEVSNMSATVEEVAATAEEVERTSANAAARAAEGESAADEAIDVMRDVSEAAEMASADVQGLHDQIDEIDDVLDAINDIAEQTNLLALNASIEAARAGDAGDGFAVVASEVKNLAEESQARATEVEETVEDIQSEAQETIESLSQTTDRLHDGIDRGEDVMRSLSEISAAVEQTSAGVSEVAGATDSQAVSAEQIADMVDRANEMAVEVSDQIREIAEANRSQTQQVLTIRDAAHRLSTDDADDAQSSPGRPRSNIPSDTLSTTVVESGEFDGPPHHRLTNDGGTTD